TAATCCTTAAATCTGAATTATCTAGTCATAGATCATTTTAAATTACTGGAAAGCAGAAAGTGCTGTGATGGAAGACCCCATAGATAAAGACCTCAGGAGTCCAGgtcaagaaatatgaaaaatgatcTGTAGCCTTCTGGATAGTACGTTGAATTAGAGTACAGGGCCTTGGTTTCTCAAAGCATCACTACTTGTGACATGATATAGTTTAGGAAATATTGTAGCTTCAGGGAGCAGTTAGGGACCAAggaattctttttaaatcttgatgGGTCAGTAGAAGAACTTTTCTCTGCTACGAATTGTTTGACTAGTTCCCCTAGAAATGATCAGCCCCTAGCCATTCACAGAAGAGAGTGGAGAACAGATAGTTGAAATCTTTATTACTGAGTGTCATTCTCTTTAGTAGGAGAATTACATTCCTCCTTATTTTCTCATGGATCATTATTAATATGTTTTACATTCCCTGGGCAAAAACTGACCGGCCCTAAGGATTTGCAGCACAACATTGGAGGAAAGTTTAGGACTGAGAATTCGCCATGGACGTGCTCACAAAGAGTGAGTTTGGCTAAGTGCCTGTTAAGTGAAAACATCGTCGTTACCAGTTACCTagctaaatttttctttttctgggatggTAACAGTGTCCTTGATTTAATTACTGTTTCCCATCAGTCCTAGCTAAAaggctggggcagagagagacggaaggAGGAGTTTTATACCTGCTCTGAACGCTCTGactctctgctctcctctcccaGCGATGCATGGCTGTTTAGACGCGGTGAAGGTGCTTCTCCAGAGGTAAGAACAAAACAGCAAATGGAGGAAAGGATTCACTAATTGTAACGGTTAATGTCGATGCTACAGGAAAAGCTCAGAAAAATAGcacagaaagaaactcaagcaccCAAAGAGAGACGAACAAAGGACATAactcaaagaatataaaacaaaaatcgCTGAGTAACATGAGACAAGAAAAAATCACCCGTGTATCTGCTCGTTCAGCCAGTTTTCATAGGCTCAGTGCCTCAGCACCCACTAAGCACTATGCCAGATGCACGGGCCGCAAGAGAGGCTGGCCGGCACGGGTCCCCTCGGGGAGCTCGCACGCTGGCAGACGGGAGTCCCCGTTCACACCCTGCGAGCCCGAGGAGAACAAGGAGTCACGGGCTCCCTCCAGGAACATATGCCAGGATGACCCAACTGGGAGGGAGGAATCTTGGCCCCAGGGACAGTCAAGCTATGATCTGAAGAAGGctgagagggggaggcagggccccTTTCCAGACAGAGGTGACAGTCCCCGTGAATGCTCAGAGCCAAGGGAGAGCCTGGTGCTGTAGCAAACTGAAGGTCCGCGTGTGCGGGCGCGTCCGGAACAATGGGGGGAACAGGGCGCCGTGAGCAAAGGCCGGCGGTGGGCGGGCGGACCCGCACGATGCGAGGACTTGAGACTTTGTTGAGAGTACGCCGGGCCACGGAAGGGCTTTAAGCAGAGTGCAGAGCGGACAGTAATCAGTTTGCATTCTTCAGAGATCCTCGGGTTGGAAAAGAGGGAgtgggttgggggggagcaggggtgggtgtCGCGAACAGCAGGAGGCCGCTGCCGTTCCCCGGGCGAGAGAGGGCGGCAGCTGGGCTGAGACACCGACTGCAGGGGTGAGGAGAAGGCCGCGGAGGTCCTTAGGAACCGAGTCAGTGGGTTCAGGTGAATCATTGGTCACGGGAATGAGGGAAGAGACGTCCAGGATgacaggcttctcgctgagccaCTAGGGATGCCATTCGCTGGGACAGAGAGCACTGGAGGAGCAGCAGGTTTGCTGGGGGGTGATCATTTCCCTTCTGGATGCGATGAGTTGCGTGTCCCTGTGAGGCCCCCACGTAGAGATGTCGAGTGCCCAGCTGCCGACAAGATCCAGAGCCCACGGGAGGGGGATGAGCTGAGAAGCAGATGCGGGCATCATCGACCTAGAAATGACGACTGAACTCACGAGAGCGGAAGAGGTTATCTGAGCAGATACTGAGTAGTAAGAAGAGAACAGGACTTCACTGTGAGGTAGCAAAGGTCCTACTGTGGGTGGAGAGAAGACAGGCCTCCATGAGGTCATATCAAAGCTGTAATTGAAGTGAAGAAGGGagaaccaggggcgcctgggaggctcagtgggttaagccgctgccttcggctcaggtcatgatctctgggtcctgggatcgagtcccgcatcgggctctctgctcagtagggagcctgcttcctcctctctctcttcctgcctctctgcttacttgtgatctctctctctgtgtcaaataaaataaaaaaggcgggggggacCAGTGCTCCAAGCAAAGAGAACCAGCACGTGCAAAGGCAGCAAAAAGCTGGGAAGCTGGAGGAGATGATAATGAGCAAAAAGAGGGTAGGAGACGTAGGACCATAACAAAGGTAGAATAGGTGGTAAGAGGGGCCCAGAAGGTACAACGGACAGGACCCTGAAGGAaaggacagaagaagagaggagaggtagGAAAGGCAGAAGGTAGGTCAGGTAGGAGGCAGGACCAAGAAGGAAGTCGGACAGATAGGCCCGCAGAGGAGGTCGGAGCGGAAGACGGTAGGTCCACGCGGAGCTGGGACTGCGAGCAGGACCAGGGAGGCGGCCGGAGGCGGCAGGACGGGCGACTGTGaagagggcgggagggagggcGGTCCCACCGGAGGCTGAAGTAGGAAAAGGACTGGGAGGAACAAGAAGGCCCGGACAGGGGAGCAGTAGGGAAAGAAGAAGGCAGGATGCAGGGGAAGGTGGGCGGTGGGACTGAGAAGGTGGAAAAGCAGGACTGGGAAGGCGGTGGGAGCAGGAGGACGACCGGGAAGGAGGCAGGTGGCCCAGAGGAGCGTGGGGAGACGGGTCGATGCCGCTTTATCCTGACCCTGGGTCGCGAGCGTTTAGATTTTCCTCTGTGATTGGGAGATAAAGGTTTCAGGGAGGACTGGCCATACCCACGGTGGTCTGGTGGCTGTGAGAAGGGTTAGCAAGGCAGGAGCCACAGCGGGAGAAGGGGACCCAGACCTGAGATTTTGGTGACCGGTCACGAGGGGGAGAGGATGCccacaagcagggtgaggaagTCCGAGGAGGGGCTGAGCTTGGGAGCCAGGGACCGTGCTCCAGTCTCTGTGGCGTGCGTGGGCGGCGGAGACCCGTCTGACCTGCCGCTTTGGGTTCATGTGGCAGGTGCCTGTACGAAGCCGACCGTGCGGACAGGTGCGGGTGCACACCCTTCATGGACGCAATTCAGTGCGGCCACACGGCCGTGGCCAGGCTGCTGCTCGAACAGCACAAGGTACAGAAACAGTCCTTCCCGTGGGTCTCAGATCAGGGGTCAGTGTCACTGTGGGCGAGGAGGAGGCAGTCGTCCTTGTCTGGGGCCCCTGCGAGGGTCCCGTGTCGGGTGTGCGGGGAGCAATTAGGAGGAGGAGGGCCCAGCACGCTGCTGGTGCGCAGGAGTGACTGCCGGCCGCCCGCCAAGGGTGCCGTGGCCGGAGCGTGGTATCCCCCATGATCGGCCAGGGAGGCCGCGGGGCTCCGCTGGAAGGTCCCCGCTCCTCACACACGGCCTCCTCTCTCCGGCCCCCCAGGCTTGCTGGGCCACGCGGGATGCCCTGGGGATGCAGGCCATCCACAGGGCAGCCGTCACCGGGCAGAACGAGGCCCTCCGCTTCCTGGTGTCCGAGCTGGGCGCCGATGTGGACGCCAGGGCCGTACCCAGCCGCCTGACGCCGCTGCATTTCGCTGCTAAGGTTTGTCTCTCCGGGAAGACCTTCTCTCCGCGTGACGCGCCAGCTTTAGTTTGCACACGCCCTTGTTCCGTGTTCAGGAATAACGTTTGCAGCCCTACGAATCCCTACGTAAAGTCCTGCTGCTCTGTCCTTACAGTAGATTCCAGAAGGGAGCATTGCGGCCCCGGACGCTCGTTGCTTACAGCCCAGCTTGGAGTGTTAGGAGAGTTTGGTGGGTCTTCTCCAGCTGCACTGGCTGGCTGCCCCGACTGGCTTTCCCAGCAGCAGGAATAGTTATTTCCCGTGAGCGGCACTCTCCTGTCCCCCAGGAAGGCAGTGGAGAGATGAGGGGACCCACACCTGGCCGAGGCCATGGGGGATGGATGGGCCTCGCTGCCGTGATTCCGTGTCTCTCCGGTCCTCGCGGCCTGGCCGGTTGGACGGGAATCCCGTCAGGTGACACGTGCTGGGATGTGTGCTGTGACGGGCGTCCAGGAGGGGTCACGGTCTCCCTGTTTATCTTTGCTTTGAAATTCCAGCAAAGAGCGCGTTTGCTGGGAGAGATTCTAGAGCACGTATTCGGATGTCTGCTGCCGACTGTAGTCATGTAATTTGGCCTATGGAGTAGATCCTTTGTGTTTTCATAACCAAATGTTCCCAAAATCTGGATTTAACAGTTTACACTCGAACCTGAGAGCCACGTGGGTCTTCCTGTAGTTGTGAAAATTCCATTGTAGCAGCTGAGTATTTTAGAAAAAGTACGTGACCCGCATTAGTTGGTGTTGAAGGGCTCGTCGGGGCCCTCGTCCCAGGATAACAAGTGTACCTCACCCTCAGGAAGGACACGTGAGCACAGTCCAGCAGCTCCTGTCCCTGGGTGCCGACATCAACTCCAGAGACGAAAGGAAGCGATCAGGTACGGCTCCGTGTCCCGTGCGGCCGGGGAGTGACCAGTGATGGATGTATGACGCAGGGGCCTGGCTGTGGAACACGCTGGCTTCAGACGATCCCTCCGGCGGCTCGGCAGCCCGTCTTTGAAACAACGCGCTTGCGAAGCTCTGGAAATGTCGCTGTTGCCATGGCAGTGGCGGGGCCTGTGCTGGTCGCTGCTGTTCTGACCACTTCGCACCATGACCACGTGTGCGCCTGGAAGCACTGGCTGGTGGATTCAGTGGCCCCCAGTTCAGATTCTCCCGAGGCCATCTCTCTTTGGAGTGCGTTTGAAAACTAGAATcactataatttcttttcaggatttatttatgtattttaggtgGTGGgagtgtgcagagggagagagaaccccaagcaggttccccacggagcagtgagcccaacgcggggctccatcccaggactctgagatcatgaccggggcagaaggcaaacgcttaaccaagtcagccacccagctgccccacaataacctttttttttttttttaaagattttatttatttatttgacagacagagatcacagtaggcagagagagagagagaggaggaggaagcaggctccccgctgagcaaagagcccgatgcggggctcaatcccaagaccctgggatcatgacctgagctgaaggcagaggctttaacccattgagccacccaggtgccccccacaatAACCTTTTAAACGTGAGGCTCAGAAAGCTTTTCAGAGCTAATTCTTTAGACTCGGGTTAGAATAAGCCTCTGCAAACGTTGGGTGCACCACGGTGTCTGGCAAGCGTCTGTGATGCTCAGGAGCCATGTCCAAGGCTACGAGGACGGTCCCTACGTGCAGGGACACGAGTCTGTCTGCAGGACACAGGATCCTAGGCCTCGCAGCACCAGGAACCTGGAGCCCTGATTCCCAAAGGGAAGCAAGTGTCCGTTTGTTCATCGTGTCATTCTCATTCATGGCAGTGTTTTTACTGACGCAGAGAATTCACAGAACCTTTAAAACGGCTTCTGGGCCATTTAAAGTTGCCTGTTCGTGAACCTGCTTCATTGCTTGAGACAAAAATCTCTTACGTTCTCTCACTGGCTGATACTTATAAAGCCATTTCCAACCCAGTcaggttaaaaaggaaaatgctctGATCCCGAAGAGGCAGGGGTACCGGGAGGAGTCGCAGAAACATGGGAGAAGGATTGGTTTGGGGATGTAGCCGCTCGCCAGGCGGGCACCGCTGCGGGGTCCTGCTCCAAGTCCGTGTGGCTTCTGTGTCCCCGCAGCCCTGCACCTGGCCTGCGCCGGCCAGCACgcagcctgtgtcaggctcctgctGCAGTCTGGGCTGAGCGACTCTCCGGACGCCTCGGGTGCCCTGGCTCAGCAGCTGGCTCGCCGCGTGGACGTCCTCCAGTGCTTCGACCGCTGCCCTGAGACCTGACAGTGCTTCTGAGCGAGGACGACAGGCGTGGTGACCACATCCTGCTGCTGCGGTCGTCAGGATCCCCAGCCAGCGGGCCGTGAGGACGCCGGCTCCCGAGCCCGTGACCCGCACGCAGAGACTTCGTGACCCGGATTCGGCTTTTTCTGCCCTTTGAGGGGAGTTAGGGGATGTTCTGGAGTCGGTGTCTGGAGCCCTCAGGGAAGCAGGTGGCCCGTGTGACTGTAACACAGTATGAGTTCACGTAACTATGTCATGTGTTTTGTGGGTAATGTCGTGGGGGGAGGCCAGGGCGAGGATGTTGACGGTGCGGGGGCCGGAAGCACAGCTGGccactgcttccttccttcctgcctcgcTTCTTGGTTCATTACGGTGGTTTCGCTCTGGTTTTGGAGCCTGAAAGGGACGCCTGCCCAGACATACATaaggaaataatggaaatatttgtACTTTCTAAGCGCTGCTGGTTAAGCtatgtttattgttttgtgtttttaaagattttatttatttgatagagatcacaaggaggcagaggcaggcagagaggaggaagcaggctccctgctgagcagaaacccccaaatggggcttgatcccaggaccctgagatcatgaccggagccgaaggcagaggctttagcccacggagccacccaggcacccctgagctttttgttttaatcttgaGGTTACTTTTATTTAGTGGTTCTGCGTGGGCTGTCTTCAGATAACAAACACACCTAAGAGATGCAGCTGCGAGAGTCCCACTGGAAGAATGGCCTTTGTTCTGCAAGCGCTGGCCGCACTTCCTATCCGGAGCCCCTGCCCACTGCAGCCTGGGCGCGTTGAGGACACTTGACTCTGTAACCAAAAGTTCTGGAGCAGTTTACACAAATCAAAGGGAGGCTGCGTGCTTAGACCTTcggattcttttcctttttccttttgggggaaaGTGATAAAAATCATCTTCTCTGGGTCACAAAGAATAGTTAATCCAGGTTGGTCTTTGGAAATGACACGCGTCGGGCACAGGCCAGACTCGATCCTCTGCTGGTCGCGAGCCGGTCAGGACTGACTGCACGCTGGCCCGGCCTGATCGTCGTGCTGGCGGGGGAAGGAGTGAGACTTTCCAGTTCTCCGTCATCGCGGACAGCACAGGTTGGTTC
This genomic interval from Mustela erminea isolate mMusErm1 chromosome 6, mMusErm1.Pri, whole genome shotgun sequence contains the following:
- the ANKRD16 gene encoding ankyrin repeat domain-containing protein 16; translated protein: MAERGAPRRLHRLVREGRLCALREELRGAGRAGCAGPAGDTLLHCAARHGHRDVLAYLVETWDMDIEAADRDYKRPLHEAASQGHRDCVLYLLGRGAAVDCLKKADWTPLMMACTRKNLEVVQDLVEHGADPLLKNKDGWNSLHIASREGDPLILQYLLSVCPTAWETESKIGRTPLHTAAMHGCLDAVKVLLQRCLYEADRADRCGCTPFMDAIQCGHTAVARLLLEQHKACWATRDALGMQAIHRAAVTGQNEALRFLVSELGADVDARAVPSRLTPLHFAAKEGHVSTVQQLLSLGADINSRDERKRSALHLACAGQHAACVRLLLQSGLSDSPDASGALAQQLARRVDVLQCFDRCPET